In Streptomyces sp. NBC_00683, the DNA window GCGCGGACGTAGTCGTGACTGCGGCGCTCAGGCACTCCGGGCATCATCGGCAGGACTGGCTGGGACCGGTCCAGGGCCTGGATCTGCGACTTCTCGTCCACGCAGAGGACCAGTGCCTTCTCCGGCGGATCGAGATACAGACCCACAACGTCCCGGACCTTGTCGATGAACTACGGGTCCGTGGTCAGCTTGAACGTCTGGGACCGGTGCGGTGCCAGGGCGAAAGCCCGCCAGATCCGTGAAATGGCCGACTGCGACATTCCCGTGGCCTGGGCCATCGACCGTGTCGACCAGTGCGTCGCGTTCTTCGGTGTCTCCTCCAGCGTTTTGACGATCACCCTCTCGACATCGGCATCGGTGATCTTCCGTGGGACGCCCGGCCGCGGTTCGTCACTCATGCCGTCCAGGCCCCGGTCAAGGAAGCGCCGCCGCCAGGTGCGTACCGTTTCCGGTGCGATCCGCAACAGACGCGAGACCTCCATGATTGAGTGCCCTTCGGCGCACTCGAGAACGATCCGCGACCGCAGAGCGAGAGCCTGAGCAGTGGACCGTCTACGCACCCATCCCTCAAGCCCCTCTCGCTGAGCATCAGTTATCGACAGCGGCGGAATCTTCGGTCCAGGGCGACTCATACCCAACCAACGACAAATCTCTGACTCAGGTCACTAGGAGCTCGCTTACGGATCACTGACAAAGGGGTCGCAGGGCCAGCTGGTGGCGGCGGAACTGTGCCTGCGACGATGCGCCTGTGAGCTATGACCTTGCTGTGTGGGACGGCGACCGTCCATTCGACAACCGTGCTGCGAGCTCGAGGTATGACGAGCTCTACGAGCGCTATCTGGAGTCGGACGATGTCGTCGTGCCTCCGGCGTCGCGCATCATGGCGTATGTGGAAGCCCTTGTCGCGCGATACCCGGACGACGTTGATCACAGTGTCGTGTGGGTGTCGCCCCCGGTCATCGATGAGGCATCGGGCCCGATCGTGTACCTGCTTATGTCGTACGGCAAAGCTGAGGAAGTATCCGAGTACGCCGCTGCACTGGCTCGCGAGCAAGGCCTCGTCTGCTTCGATCCGCAGGGAGAGTGCCTCCGGCCTTGAATGCCTGCTCTTCAGTGGGCGGACCAGACAACCTGCACATGCACCTGGTCGCGCCGCTGCGGGACGTCTTCGAAGCCAACGTCAGCTGGCTCACCGTGTTCCAGCTACCGACCTATGCCCCGGAGATGCTTCAGTACCGGCCGGAAGTCATCAACGGCTGCCTGGCTGGCACCGGCCTGACCCTGTCGGCGTGATCGTCAGAAGTAGCCGAAGAAGCGATCCCACCAGTTGGGCCGCCTGGCATGCGAGGGCAGTCGACTCGGCCCGTCGTAGTCGCTCTCCAGTAGTTCCTCGGGAACCACGACGTAGCCGAGCTCGTCCAGGGCTCGGTTGATCCTGGCGAGGTCAGCACTGTCCAGCTCGCCCTCAGCCTGCGCCTCCTCCGTCCCGAGAAAGGCACCAGGGTTGTCCGCGCACACCAATGCCAGCGAGCCGAACTGGCTCACACAGACGACGATCCGGGTCCCGCACAAAGTCGCGTCCCCGGGCACGAAGATACGTCCGTACTCGCTGGAGTCCTGAGTCTGCCGGTCGGCCACGGTCGTGCAGTGAACTGCGAAGTCACCTTCGAGTCGGTCCACCAGAAGACCGAAGCGCACAGCGATCTCGCGACGGTCAAAGTTCCGCGGCCACTCCAGCCAATCCGGATCATCGAGCTCACGTAGCAACACCAGCAGATCCGCTGCGCTCTCGGTCATGCGCTCATCCTGCCGCGACGCCCGCCCAGGGAGCCAGCCCGGGGTAACACGATGCTCAACGTTCCCCGACAACACCCATTCAAGTTCAGTACTCCGCACGAAGAGGACTCAACGGGATCTGGGACAACGCCCAGCGGGTGAAGATGAGCAGAGCCTCGCCAGCGATGTCCTCAAGCCGGTCGAAATCCTCCGGCAGCACGTCGAGCAGGAAGTGCTCGACTTCCCGGTCTGCCTGCTTGATCAGGACGAGGCAGCGATAACAGGGCTTGGGAGGATGCTCAAGGAGGATCGCTCGCAGAGACCCGGTCGCATCGTCGGCTAGGTGCTGATCAAGCCATCCAGGCTCGCGTCCCCTGCCGAGGTTGAGGCGCTCGCTCTTCGAACTCAGCTCTACGAGGTCCTGCTTGTTCACACGCTTGATCGCTTTGGGCACCTTCTCCGGCATGAGAGCAGGCTATCCACGGCCAGAACGCGAGGTGCTGCCAGCACAGACCATGCCCCTGCGGCGCTGCGGCGTCCCCAACACGCAGAGTGACTCCGCCGACGCTTTGGCAGCAGTACTCGCGACAGTTGAATACGCGAGCCCACCAGTACCAAGGCCGTAGCTGCTGACAGGCTCGGGGGCGAATCCGGGGGCGCGGGGTGCCCCTATCTCCTTCGTCAAGCAATCGTGATGATGACGGGCATGACGGATGAGGATCAGGGCTTGGATCGTGAGAGCCGCCAGGACTGGACGCAGCTGCACTTCGCCGCAGATGAGCAGGATGCCGCAGCTGTCGGTTCTCTCCTGGCGGCGGGCGCGGAGGTGGACGCACCCGATGGGCAGGGCAATACGCCTTTGTGGCTAGCCGTGTTCACGTATCGAGGCGATGGTGCGGTGTTGTCGCTGCTGGTCAAGGCCGGTGCCGATCCGGGCAGGGACAATTTTCATGGTGTGAGTCCCCGGCGTCTTGCTGGCTGGCGCATTGGTTCAGATGCTGCGGTGCATCTCGGGGAGTTTCCTTCCTCGTAGTGCAGTTTCTGCAGGTCAGGACGCCTTTGCAGGTTGAGGTTCGTAGAAGGTTCCGTCTCGGAGCAATGGCGAAGAGGACGTCGGCTCGTCGTCGGGCGAGGCAGAGCAGGGCTTGGGTGTGGTGTTTGCCCTGGGCGATCTTCTTGTCGTAGTAGGCCCGGGATTGCCGGGTCGCCCAAGGCGGCGAACGCGGAGAGGAAGAAGGCCCGTTTGAGCTGCTTGTTTCCCCGCCGAGACGGTTGTTCACCGCGGATCGAGGAGCCCGAAATCCGGGTCGCTGGGGCGAGACCGGCATAGGCGGCCAGGTGGCCGGCGGTCGGGAAGGTGCTGCCGTCACCGACCTCGATCAGGATCCGGGCTCCGGTCCTGACGCCGACTCCCGGCATCGACGTCAGGACCTTCGAAAGAGGGTGGACCTCCAGAAGTTCCTCGATCCGCCCGGCCGGCAGCTTCCGCTGGTCGAGCACGGCCGTCAGGGAAGCGGCCAGGCTCGGAACGATCAGCGCGGCCGCCTCCGTGCCCGGAACCGTCACGGTCTGCTCGTCCAGCGCGGCGAAGATGTCCTCGACGCCGGCACCCGGCTGGTCGTTGTGGTCGGCCGGCCGCTCGCCGGGCACCGCAACGACTGCAAGGCGTGGGAGGACTCCGGCGCCAAGGCCCACGTCCCCGGACTGCGCAGCCTCGAGAACGATGACGACCGCAGCCAACTGACTGAGATCGTCATGCCCTTTGTCCGTAGACGGCTACCGCTCATACACCGGACTCCGAGCGGTACCCGCCCACGTCGGCACCAGGCGCTCGCTGTGCGGGTTCTGCAGGACGGCCGGACAGTGGATGCATGAAGATCATCGTTCTTACAGAGCTGCGCAGGGCGCTGGGTGATGATTTCGGGCCCGGGGAAGCGGTGACGCGTGGGGAGGCCGTGCATGCCGCCCCGGCTGATTCTGACATCCTTGGGGACCCCGGCGGCAAGACGTTCTGCGGTCTGTCCACGGAGGGGATGGAGCGGCACCCGTGTTCTCCCTCTCGTGCCGGTCAGTCGTGGTAGCGGGCGTGAGTCGGTTTCGTTGCCCGACGTGTGACAAGGCGCTGCGCTCGCTCTGACGGGCGCGTTCGGCCGGTGTTGTGGGACGGCGCGACGGCGGCCGGAGGGGCACTCCGGACCCTTGGCGCCATCAGCGGCTTCCTGGGGCCGTAACGGGCTCGCTCCGCCCCCTGTGGGCCGTTCTCCAGCTTTCAGCTCCGGCACGTACTTGCAGAGCGTCGTCCGGGAGGGTGGTGCCTCCCGGCACTCGACAGCGCCGCCCAGCGCCGCGCCCTGCGACTCGTCCAGGACTGACCCGCGCAAGGGGCGCAGCTGACCCGCTGCGCCCCGCCCCGGCGGTGGGGAGTGGCACGGCACCCCTGCTGTGTCTAGGACGGTGCCTTTGGGACCCGGGGTAACGGCTTCGTCTGGCCCCGGCTGAGGAACGGTTTGAAGCGGCCCCACCCGGCGTCGACGGACACCCTCAGCTGCTCGTCAGTCCCTTCTGCGAGCATGTCGCCATGACAATCGGATCACCTGGTCAGCGTCCTGATGAGGCCGCCCTGGAGTTCCTGCGTTCGGCGTTCGAGCCGGAGTGGCGGGAGCCGGCTCTCGGATACGAGGCGGTCTCGGCGTGGGAAGCCGAAAACGGGGCTGTGCTCCCGGAGCCGTACCGGAGCTTGGTCGCGGAGATCGCCAACGGGTCCTCGCTCGGGCCGCCGGAGGACGGTGGCCTGCTGCCTCTGGGCTGGCTCACGCCGGGCTGGCCCTACCAGGCTGAACGGAAGCCCGCCGCGCCGTTCCCGCTCCAGGAGACCTGGGCCTGGGAGGGCGAGCCTCTCGCTGCCGACCACAATGAACGCGTCGCCGACGTCTACGGCAACGGTTCCGTCGTGTTGGGCACCGACGATGAACTCTCGTACTGGGTACTCGTCGTCAATGGGCCACAACGGGGCAAGATCTGGCTGGTCAGCGACGTGGGCGCCTACCAATATCCCGGGCCGGAAGCCTTCGGATTCCTGGAGTGGGTCCAGCGCTGGCAAGTCGGCGACGGCTGGTGGGACTGACCGCCATTGCAGAGAGCCCGACGCGCTGAGAGTGCGTCGGGCTCGAACGTTTTGGTGGGGAAGCCCCAGCTGCCGCAGGCATCGACCGCGACCGCGACGCCCCCATCGCCGACCTCACACTGCCCTGGAGCTCCGGCGTCGTCGAAGGACACGTCAACCGCATCAAGATGCTCAAGCGCCGGATGTTCGGCCCAGCGGGTTTCTCTCTTCTTCGGAAACGAGTCCTCCTCGCCTGACGGGCCCAGGCGGCTTTTTTCAGCCCTCAGACAGCAGTTCTCAGATCATCCGCAGTCAGCAGTGACAGCAGTTGGATTCGCTCGGACGTAAGCGCCTCGGCCCCGCCCTGCTGGCGGTCGATGACGCAGAGCGCTTCGCGAACGTCTGCGCCCAGATCACGCAAGTCGGTCGTGGAGAGCACGATCTGCCCACCGCTGGTGACCACGTCTTCCACGACCAGCACCCGCCGCCCGGCGATGTCCGCGCCTTCGGCCAGACGGCACGTTCCGTACGACTTGGCCTGCTTGCGGACAAAAGCGCAGGGAAGGCCGGTGTGCCGGCTGAGCGCGGTGACCACCGGGATGCCACCCATCTCAAGGCCGGCCAGCACCTCAGTGTCCGTCGGCACGAGCGTGGCCATCGCCCGGGCGATGGAATCGAGGAGAACGGGGTCGCTCTCGAAGCGGTACTTGTCGAAGTACTCCGAGGCTCTGCGGCCAGAGCGGAGGACAAAGTCACCCGTCAGGTGGGAAGCAGCCTGGATCTGCAGGGCAATTTCTGAGGCAGTCACAGGACGGAAGTATCCCAGGTCAACCGCACCTCTCGGCGGCTGGTGGTTCCCAGCACGCGGAAACCTAGACCAGACACACACCAAGATCAGCCATCGCCGAGCGTGCTCGATTCACGGGAATCGGCTCTGTCGCTATTTGAGGGGTAGTGGATTCTTGATCATGGTGAGAGCAGGATGCGGCGTCGGAGGAGATCGAAGTTGGCCCGGCCGTACATCTGTCTCTTGAGCAACTTGATCCTGGTGACGTTGCCTTCGACGGCCCCGGAGGTGTAGGTCGTGGTGAGGGCGGCCTGGATGGCTGCGCGGTCGCGTCGCATGCCGTTGGCCAGAGTCCGGAGTTCTCGTTGGCCGTCGAGGCTAACGTCATCGCTCATCCAGCTGCCACAGCCACCGACCCGGTGAACCAATGCGGTCACAGCACTAGCTTCGTTGACAAAGGACACGGGCTGCGCGACATCGCCCTTTTGGCCTGGGTACGACAAAGGCGGTCGCTCCCGTGCTGGGAGCGACCGCCAGAGGCCCGTGGAGGGTCAGTGGATGGTGAGGGCGTAGGTCATGGGGATGTCATCTTGGAAGTAGCCGGAATTTCGGTGGAAGAAGAGCCGTCCGTCTTCGTAGAGGATCGGCTCCGTCATCCTCTCGGGGGACATTTGCTCCGCGGTGTTGGAGATCTTGAAGTCGGCGGGCTGCTCCAGGAGTACGGTCTCTTTTCCATCTGCGGCAGCCAGGTGGAGTACACCGCTGCCTTCCCGTGCTGATCCAGCGTTTTTGTAGGCGATGAGGCCCTTCTTGTCGGCGCGTAGCGGCCGCAGTTCGGCCATGCCCCCGCCTTCGACGGTCCATTTGAGGCGGCCCGTACTGATGTCGAATGCGGCGATGTGGTTGCCGCTGATGATGTGCTCTTTGTCGCTGGCGAGGTAGAGGGTGTCGGGCGTGGCCACGACGGCGCCGCACCCGGTGCCGGTGCCGCTCCGGCAGCCGGGAACGTAATCGCCGACCTTGATGGTCGCCTTGACCGAGCCGTCTGTGTCGAAGGTCCACAGCCTGTTCGCATCGAGCTGGTTGTACTCGTCGCCGACATAGGAGGCGACCACCAGCGGATCGGCCGAGGCCAGGTACGGGTATCCCACGTCCTTGGGCAGTTTCACGGTCCGCGACGGTTGGCCGGTGCGCGGGTCGCGCTGTGACACCGCGAAGTGGCCGTCGCAGAATGCGAGTCCCGCCAGCGTGCTGCCGCCGAGGTACTCCTCGTAGCCGCATCCCGGCGGCGGTGAGTCCCACGCCGTTTTTCCGGTGTCGACGGCGAAGCCCCACGATTCGTCTTCCGACCAACCGACCGCGGCGAACTGCTCGCTGATGGCGACGCTGAGGTCGAGCCCGCGAGTGGCCTCGGGCACAGACTTCTGCCACACCTTGCGGCCCCGGTTGATGTCGATCACCGCGACCTCGGTGCACTTGCTCCACGGCTTCTTGGACCCGGCGAACACGACTGCCACGTAGCCCTTGCTGGTGCTGTCCCTGGACGCGCGACACAGATTGCCGTCCAGCGGCAGTGTCCAGGTCGGCTTCCCGCTGTCCAGGTCATAGCCGAGGACGGCGTCGGGGCCGCCCGAGACGTACGAGTGCGGCGTCACCCATGAGCCGTCCCCCCGGTGCCCCTCATCTCCTATTTCTTCCTTTGGTGGTGGCACGTTCAGCAGTACGCGGCTCTGTGTGGAGACGGCCGCCGGTGACGCCTTTGCTGACGTGCCCCCCTTCCCGTCAGCAGCCGACTGCTGGCCGTCGTTGAAGTGGAAGAACGCGAGGATGCCGGCGGCCAGGACCGCCAGGGCCGCAGTGACACAGCCTGCGATGACTGCTGCCCTGCGCTTCCCAGTCCTGCCCGGCCTTCCTGAGGCGCTGGGGAGCTGCTGGAAGTGGGGCGGTATCGGACCGTACGGCGGCTGGGTGCCATGCGGTCCACCCGAGTACGGGGTGGGACCGAACCCGGGAGGGCCCTGGGGCGGGGCTGTGGGTGGAGTGGGTGGGATGGGCGGATGTGACATGCGTCAGTCCTCAGGAGGGGGTGCAGGTGGGGCATAGTGAAAGGCTCGGCTGGCTGCGGGCGGCAGATGGTGGGTAAGGCTGCGGGACGGTGAAGCAGCGAGGCGGGACCACTTCCCGTCGATGCGCTGCCGCTGGGCCACCAGGTCGTCCCAGGGTGTCCAGGAGGGTCTGCAGCGAGGGCGGCTCGTCTCCGGCGTGCCGCAGGGCAGCTTGCTCGCCGCCGAGGGCCAGCAACTGGTCGCGCAGCGCGGCCGCGATGAGACCGTTGCGGACCCTCACCAGTTGGTCGGCCAGAGCGATCCCTTCCGGCTTGGACAGGAAGCCGTGGCTGACGCCGAAGCGCTCCTCGAGGGGCCGTTGTAGTCGACCTGGGCGGAACGGAGCCCCTTCACGAGATTGCCGACTGTCTCGTAGGACAGGCCGATTGAGTTCCCGATCTTCCGGTAGCTCTCGCCGGCCCGGAGGAGGTTCAGCCGCTTCATGACCAGTTGGCGGTAGTACTCTTCGCGCGGCTTCTTGGCGCGCGGCGGGTGCTCGGGCTCGGCGCCATCGAGGAGCTCACGCACACGCCCCGGTTCGACGGTGGTTGCTGTGGAAATCTCCCCGACATCGAGGACGTCCGTGCGGCCGTAGCCGACGCGCTGTGCCGCGCCGTCGATGCTCGCCAGTAGCTGAGCGAACTCGGCCGCGGTCACCTCGCAGGGCAGGTCAGTCACGACGGGGGTCTCCAAGGGGGCCGTTGACGGTTAAACGGGGCAGGGGCAGCGTATCCAGCCGCAGGACGCATCGTCTCAACCGGCACTGTCAGGAGAGCTGCTGCGTTCGGCGAGGGGCAAGATCGCAGCCCCATTCAAGGGCCGATGAGCCGATCAGCGCCACTCGGGCCGCGGGCCCCCAAGGGGAGGCCCGCGGCAGGACCCAGCGAAGGTCTGCGGCGGGGCCCGGCACGGCAGCGCCAGCACAGGCACCTTGCTGGGGTGTGGTGCGGCATCGGGCCGTTGAAGGCTCTGTCCAGCTGAATGATGCGAGCCTCGCGGACAATGGGCGGCCTGGTGCGGGCCAGGGCGCGGTCCCGGGCAGCGAGGACCTGCACCCAGTTGGTGCCGAGTCGGTTCGCCAGGTAGGCCCGCAGGATCCGGCATTGCAGCGGGTTGGTGCCTGCCCAGATCCCGGTCTGTGTCTGGTCAGGGTTGGCGAGCGCCCACTTCAGGCACGTCGGTGCCAGCGGGCAGGCGGAACAGATCTTTCGGGCTTCGGCGGTCCGCGCGGGGGTGGTGTTGCCGGGCTCATGTGTGAACAGATTGGGGGAGGTCCGGCACGTGGTGGGGGTCGCGGGGCGGGGAAAGGGGATTTGTTCGGCGAGGGTGGGGGCGGCGCTCATGGCGGCTGGCCTCCGATCGGAAGTCGGGAGTGCGGGGTGACTGTGGTCTTTGGGCCCGCGTGGGCACCGTGGAGTTTGGCGGTCTGGTCGTCAGGCGCGGTCGTCGTTGCTCTTCCGCTTGGACTTCGCGTCGGAGACGAAGCGAACTTCGAAGGGGTGGGCGGCGTTCCAGGCTTCGGCGCATGTCTTGTGCACGGCCTCACCTGCGTGCGACTGCGACCGCAGCGGCGTGAGGTTCTGGCACAGCACTCACGGGGTGTCTCGGCGGAAGTGGAGACTGTCGCGCCAGTCCAGTAACGTCACTTGGGGGACTGGTGCCGACACAGCGAAATTCGTTCGCCGGGCAGTCACGACGCCGGTGGACGTTGGCGAGGGAGCTGCATCAGGACCTGGTCGACAAGGTCCTCGGTCGGCTTCCAAGGTCCAAGTGCACCGGTTGCCGGAACAGGCAGGGCGAGCGCTTGGACGTCGGTGAGCACGAGGTGGTGGGCGCCGGGGTGGGCCCACGGGTCGCACGGCAAAGCATCCTCGGGGTCCTGGTGGCTGACCTGTGCGGAGAGCGGACCCGCTGGCCCCCATGCCGCTCCGACGCCCAGGCCGCCCGCACCTGACCATCATCGAACACCACCACTGCGGCCGCACGGCCTCCAACGAAGGCATCATGGCGGTGTCCACGGCGGCCGACCATCCGCTGCGTGCGCGACAGGTGTGCGAGGCGATGGACGTGGCGGTCGCCCCCGACAACATCGACGACGTCCGCCTCAAGCGCCCCGGACCGCCGACCGCGGGATCCTGGCCGAGACCGAGCCAGGCTTCTTCACCTAGCCTCGGCCGTCGTCGACCGATGCCGCCGTGACCTGCCCGATTATCCCGCACGAAACGAAGAATCGGGCATCAGTTCTCATACCGCCCTCTGAGGATTAAAAGGCCTGCTCCAGCGCCACCCGGAAGTCCGCCGCACTCCGGAAACCTATCTCTGGGCGTTCACGCAGCGCCTGATCGATGACGTCGGCGAGGGGCGCCGGGATGCCGGGCTCGCGGCGGCGGATCGGGATGGCCGGCTCCTGCAGGACCACCTGCCAGGGGTCCTTCGCGGGCGGGAACTCGCGGGGTGTTTTTCCGGTTAGCGTCTGGTACAGGCAGGCGGCGAGAGCCCAGACGTCCACCGCGGGCGGCGCCTTGCGGAAGTTGATGACCTGCTGGCGTGGCATGAACATCGGCTTCCCCGCCGTGGCGCCGGTGCGAGTGAGGCCGCTGAGGCCGGCCTGGTCGAAGGCCTTGCCGATGCCGAAGTCCGCGATCTTCGCCGTCATGGTGCCGTCCAGGAGGATGTTGGACGGGGTGAGATCGCGGTGGATGACGCCCCGGTTATGGGCGTGCTCCAGTCCGCGCAGGGCCTGCAGGGCCAGGGGGACGGCCTCGTCGACGGGGAGGCGGCCGCCGCGTCCGGCCAGCAGGCGGTCGAGGCTGCCGCCGGTGCAGTACTCGGTGGTCAGATAGAAAGTGCCGTTGGCGAAGCCCGCGTCGTGCAACGCCACCACATGCGGATGCCGCAGCGCCCGTGTCAGCCCCACCTCGCGCAGGAAGCGGGCCCGGGCCGTGGCGTTCGCAGCGACCTTGGGCAGCATCACCTTGAGCGCCACCTCCGCTCCGGTGGACTCGTGTCGCGCCAGATAGACCGCGCCCATGCCGCCCCGGCCGAGCTCGCGCAGCACCGTGTAGCCGTGGATGGCCTTGAGGTCGACGTGCCCGCCCTTCGCCTGGTCCAGCAGCAGCTTCAGCACGGCGGCAGGCTCCGACTGGCAGACCGCGCACAGCACTTCGCCGTCGCGGCCGCCCACCTCGCGGCCGCATGTGGCGCAGGCGCCGAGGACGCGGGTGGACTGCTGACGCGTGACACCGACCCGCAGCACGGTCTCGCCGACGCGGATCTCGTCGCCGTCGGACAGATCGCGCTCGGGGTACGAATCGCCCGCGGCCTCGGCAGGAGTGAGGCCCTGGCGGCGCTGGCCGATCTTCTCGCCGTTGACATAGGTTCCGTTGAGGCTGCCGAAGTCGCGGATGCGGATATCGGGCGGGTTGATGTCGATGAGGCAGTGATGGCGGGAGACGGTGCGGTGGTGCTCGTCGTTCGGCAGCTGCGGGGAGCAGTCCGAGGAGCGACCGAGGACGCAGGTGGTGCGGTCGTCGTAGACGTACTCGGCCGGGTCCAGCCGCCCCTTGACGAGCGTGAGCTTGACGGTGGCGGGCGGCGGTGTCATCAGGAGTTCTCCGTTGTCAAGGACAGCGCC includes these proteins:
- the pyrE gene encoding orotate phosphoribosyltransferase, with translation MTASEIALQIQAASHLTGDFVLRSGRRASEYFDKYRFESDPVLLDSIARAMATLVPTDTEVLAGLEMGGIPVVTALSRHTGLPCAFVRKQAKSYGTCRLAEGADIAGRRVLVVEDVVTSGGQIVLSTTDLRDLGADVREALCVIDRQQGGAEALTSERIQLLSLLTADDLRTAV
- a CDS encoding outer membrane protein assembly factor BamB family protein translates to MSHPPIPPTPPTAPPQGPPGFGPTPYSGGPHGTQPPYGPIPPHFQQLPSASGRPGRTGKRRAAVIAGCVTAALAVLAAGILAFFHFNDGQQSAADGKGGTSAKASPAAVSTQSRVLLNVPPPKEEIGDEGHRGDGSWVTPHSYVSGGPDAVLGYDLDSGKPTWTLPLDGNLCRASRDSTSKGYVAVVFAGSKKPWSKCTEVAVIDINRGRKVWQKSVPEATRGLDLSVAISEQFAAVGWSEDESWGFAVDTGKTAWDSPPPGCGYEEYLGGSTLAGLAFCDGHFAVSQRDPRTGQPSRTVKLPKDVGYPYLASADPLVVASYVGDEYNQLDANRLWTFDTDGSVKATIKVGDYVPGCRSGTGTGCGAVVATPDTLYLASDKEHIISGNHIAAFDISTGRLKWTVEGGGMAELRPLRADKKGLIAYKNAGSAREGSGVLHLAAADGKETVLLEQPADFKISNTAEQMSPERMTEPILYEDGRLFFHRNSGYFQDDIPMTYALTIH
- a CDS encoding ankyrin repeat domain-containing protein, with the translated sequence MTDEDQGLDRESRQDWTQLHFAADEQDAAAVGSLLAAGAEVDAPDGQGNTPLWLAVFTYRGDGAVLSLLVKAGADPGRDNFHGVSPRRLAGWRIGSDAAVHLGEFPSS
- a CDS encoding protein kinase domain-containing protein translates to MTPPPATVKLTLVKGRLDPAEYVYDDRTTCVLGRSSDCSPQLPNDEHHRTVSRHHCLIDINPPDIRIRDFGSLNGTYVNGEKIGQRRQGLTPAEAAGDSYPERDLSDGDEIRVGETVLRVGVTRQQSTRVLGACATCGREVGGRDGEVLCAVCQSEPAAVLKLLLDQAKGGHVDLKAIHGYTVLRELGRGGMGAVYLARHESTGAEVALKVMLPKVAANATARARFLREVGLTRALRHPHVVALHDAGFANGTFYLTTEYCTGGSLDRLLAGRGGRLPVDEAVPLALQALRGLEHAHNRGVIHRDLTPSNILLDGTMTAKIADFGIGKAFDQAGLSGLTRTGATAGKPMFMPRQQVINFRKAPPAVDVWALAACLYQTLTGKTPREFPPAKDPWQVVLQEPAIPIRRREPGIPAPLADVIDQALRERPEIGFRSAADFRVALEQAF
- a CDS encoding SMI1/KNR4 family protein; amino-acid sequence: MTIGSPGQRPDEAALEFLRSAFEPEWREPALGYEAVSAWEAENGAVLPEPYRSLVAEIANGSSLGPPEDGGLLPLGWLTPGWPYQAERKPAAPFPLQETWAWEGEPLAADHNERVADVYGNGSVVLGTDDELSYWVLVVNGPQRGKIWLVSDVGAYQYPGPEAFGFLEWVQRWQVGDGWWD
- a CDS encoding WhiB family transcriptional regulator — translated: MSAAPTLAEQIPFPRPATPTTCRTSPNLFTHEPGNTTPARTAEARKICSACPLAPTCLKWALANPDQTQTGIWAGTNPLQCRILRAYLANRLGTNWVQVLAARDRALARTRPPIVREARIIQLDRAFNGPMPHHTPARCLCWRCRAGPRRRPSLGPAAGLPLGARGPSGADRLIGP
- a CDS encoding transposase; amino-acid sequence: MSDDVSLDGQRELRTLANGMRRDRAAIQAALTTTYTSGAVEGNVTRIKLLKRQMYGRANFDLLRRRILLSP